The following are from one region of the Thiocapsa rosea genome:
- a CDS encoding SLC13 family permease, with protein sequence MDAFVQLGWEGWFSLGIVVLCFGLFAFSRAAPDVVTAGALTLLLLFGILTPAEALSGFSNPGMLTVGVLYVVVTGLTQTGAVGWIGPGLLGRPRGPTDARLRLMLPVAGLSAFLNNTPVVAIFIPAVQDWAKRHRLELSRLLIPLSYASIVGGTCTLIGTSTNLVVNGLYTERLGGEGLGLFEPIWVGLPITVATFVFMLTAGHWLLPKRTSAAASYEDVRQYTSEMLVEPGSPLIGKSIEDAGLRQLPGLFLIEIERGEQVMAAVSSQEVLQANDRLVFAGILDSVMDLQRTRGLIPATDQVFKLDVPRPGRCFVEAVMSDKSPLVGKSVRAGRFRNRYDAVIIALARNGERVDRKIGDIVLAPGDTLLLETRPDFVEQQKNSRDFLLVSQIGDSHPLKHKHAPVAIAIVIAMVAVVTAGWLSMLEAALLSAGLMILTRCTDSRTARRSPDWQVLVVIATSFGIGAALEKTGAASLVAGGLIGLADGDPWVTLALVFTATALLTSLATNNVAAVLVFPIAVQAAHAMGVSPAPFILTLMVAASASFATPIGYQTNLMVFNVGGYRFGDFVRIGVPLTLVVGLVTVMIVPLVWSF encoded by the coding sequence CGGCGCCGGATGTCGTCACCGCCGGTGCACTCACCCTGCTGCTCCTGTTCGGCATCCTGACCCCGGCGGAGGCCCTGAGCGGCTTTTCCAATCCGGGAATGCTGACCGTCGGCGTGCTCTATGTCGTCGTCACGGGCCTCACGCAGACCGGTGCCGTCGGCTGGATCGGACCGGGGCTGCTCGGACGTCCGCGCGGACCGACCGACGCGCGTTTGCGCCTGATGTTGCCCGTCGCGGGTTTGAGCGCGTTCCTGAACAACACGCCGGTCGTGGCCATCTTTATACCGGCGGTGCAGGACTGGGCCAAGCGACACCGCTTGGAGCTCTCGCGCCTGCTCATCCCGCTCTCCTACGCCAGTATCGTCGGCGGCACCTGCACCCTGATCGGGACCAGCACCAACCTGGTGGTCAACGGGCTCTATACGGAGCGCCTCGGCGGCGAGGGACTGGGTCTCTTCGAGCCGATCTGGGTCGGTCTGCCCATCACGGTCGCGACCTTTGTCTTCATGCTCACGGCGGGGCACTGGCTGCTCCCGAAACGGACCTCCGCGGCAGCCAGCTACGAGGATGTGCGCCAGTACACCTCCGAGATGCTCGTCGAGCCGGGCAGCCCGCTGATCGGCAAGAGCATCGAGGATGCCGGCCTGCGCCAGCTCCCCGGTTTATTTCTCATCGAGATCGAGCGCGGCGAGCAAGTCATGGCGGCGGTGTCCTCGCAGGAGGTCCTGCAGGCGAACGACCGGCTGGTCTTCGCCGGGATCCTGGATTCGGTCATGGACCTGCAGCGCACGCGCGGCCTGATCCCGGCAACCGATCAGGTGTTCAAGCTCGACGTGCCACGCCCCGGGCGCTGTTTCGTCGAGGCGGTGATGTCGGATAAATCGCCCTTGGTCGGCAAGAGCGTGCGCGCAGGGCGGTTTCGCAATCGCTACGACGCGGTGATCATCGCGCTCGCACGCAACGGCGAGCGGGTCGACCGCAAGATCGGCGATATCGTGCTGGCGCCGGGCGACACGCTCCTGCTCGAGACACGGCCGGACTTCGTGGAGCAGCAGAAGAACTCGCGCGACTTCCTGCTGGTGAGTCAGATCGGGGATTCGCATCCGCTCAAGCACAAGCACGCGCCGGTCGCCATCGCCATCGTGATCGCGATGGTCGCCGTGGTCACCGCGGGATGGCTGAGCATGTTGGAGGCCGCACTGCTGTCCGCGGGGCTCATGATCCTTACGCGCTGCACCGACAGCCGCACCGCGCGGCGCTCGCCGGACTGGCAGGTGCTGGTGGTGATCGCAACCTCCTTCGGCATCGGCGCCGCCTTGGAGAAGACGGGCGCGGCCTCGCTGGTGGCCGGCGGGCTGATCGGGCTGGCGGACGGGGATCCCTGGGTCACACTCGCCCTGGTCTTTACGGCGACTGCCCTCCTCACCTCGCTTGCGACCAACAACGTGGCCGCAGTGCTGGTGTTCCCGATCGCCGTGCAGGCGGCCCATGCCATGGGGGTGTCGCCCGCACCCTTTATCCTGACCCTGATGGTTGCGGCATCCGCCAGCTTCGCCACCCCCATCGGGTATCAGACCAACCTGATGGTGTTCAATGTCGGCGGCTACCGCTTCGGGGACTTCGTGCGGATCGGGGTCCCATTGACCTTGGTCGTGGGCTTGGTGACGGTCATGATCGTTCCGCTCGTCTGGTCCTTTTAA
- a CDS encoding pyrimidine/purine nucleoside phosphorylase codes for MSEFTNVSVVKKANCYFDGGVTSRTIRFPDGSKKTLGIMQPGDYAFTTHDKEIMEILDGDLDVLLPDAAEWVQVQGGESFEVPARAKFSIHVRTLTDYCCSFVS; via the coding sequence ATGTCCGAATTCACCAACGTCAGCGTCGTCAAGAAGGCCAACTGCTACTTCGACGGCGGCGTGACGAGTCGCACCATCCGCTTTCCCGACGGCAGCAAGAAGACACTCGGCATCATGCAGCCGGGCGACTACGCGTTCACCACCCACGACAAGGAGATCATGGAGATCCTCGACGGGGATCTGGATGTCCTGCTGCCCGATGCGGCGGAGTGGGTACAGGTGCAGGGCGGGGAGTCGTTCGAGGTTCCGGCTCGGGCGAAATTCAGCATTCACGTGCGGACGCTGACCGATTATTGCTGCTCCTTCGTCAGCTGA
- the mepA gene encoding penicillin-insensitive murein endopeptidase, translating into MTRITQVRELGPALCIVGAMLFFATLNVQATPWAAVAAPSSGPPQVIGGVSNGCIGGADALPETGPGYVSIRRYRNRYYGHPDLLRFVEDMGLAQQSRGERLIMIGDLSQPRGGRMPSSHRSHQNGLDVDIWFTLADSPAAARRLMDDRSDPQSMVQAGGRSVSAAWGPAQTSLIETAARHPDVDRIFVNAAIKQALCRNSGSADRDWLRKIRPWWGHDAHFHVRLRCPAGSPDCESQAALTGDDGCGTDLAWWLSDEALKPSKGGGSSAAKPEPRMPQACSALLRDF; encoded by the coding sequence ATGACCCGGATCACTCAGGTCCGCGAGCTCGGACCCGCCCTCTGCATCGTCGGCGCCATGCTCTTTTTTGCAACGCTGAACGTCCAGGCCACGCCTTGGGCCGCGGTCGCAGCGCCGAGCAGCGGACCGCCCCAGGTGATCGGCGGCGTGTCCAACGGATGTATCGGCGGTGCCGATGCGCTGCCGGAGACCGGACCCGGTTACGTCAGCATCCGTCGCTATCGCAACCGCTACTACGGTCACCCCGATCTGCTGCGGTTTGTCGAAGACATGGGGCTCGCGCAGCAGTCGCGCGGCGAGCGTCTCATCATGATCGGCGACCTGAGTCAGCCGCGCGGCGGGCGCATGCCCTCCTCCCATCGCAGCCATCAGAACGGTTTGGATGTCGACATCTGGTTCACGCTGGCGGACTCGCCTGCTGCGGCCCGTCGCCTGATGGACGATCGCTCCGATCCGCAGAGTATGGTGCAAGCCGGCGGGCGCTCGGTGAGCGCGGCCTGGGGGCCGGCCCAGACCAGCCTGATCGAGACGGCCGCACGCCATCCGGATGTCGATCGGATCTTCGTCAACGCGGCGATCAAACAGGCGCTGTGTCGCAACAGCGGCAGCGCCGATCGGGATTGGCTCCGCAAGATCCGCCCTTGGTGGGGTCACGATGCACACTTTCATGTGCGGCTGCGCTGCCCGGCCGGGAGCCCGGATTGCGAATCGCAAGCCGCGCTGACCGGCGACGACGGCTGCGGGACGGACCTCGCCTGGTGGCTGAGCGACGAGGCACTCAAGCCCTCGAAGGGCGGCGGCAGCTCGGCAGCCAAGCCCGAGCCACGCATGCCGCAAGCGTGCAGCGCGCTTCTGCGCGACTTCTAA